AACTTGCGGGTGCATTAAGTTCTTATATACCCACAACTTAAAAGATGATTATAATGGAAGCTATTTTATTAGCTTCTTTTTTAACTTGGAGTTAAGAAATTTTATCGATAATTAACAACGCTTCAATTGCATTTATTTTATCTCTTATATACAATGAAAGTATAAAAAGTCTTTATAAAATAAGGAGTGTTAAAGTGAATATAAACGAAATCATTAAAAATAAAAGGGTAGAAGCAGGGCTTACACAGGAAAATGTTGCAAATTATTTGGGAGTATCGACTCCTGCAGTAAACAAATGGGAAAAAGGTGTGAGCTATCCGGATATAACTCTTCTTCCTCCAATAGCAAGATTATTCAATATAGATATGAATACTTTACTCTCTTTTAATGAAGATTTAAGCGAAAAAGAGATAGGAAGTATATTAAATAAAGTTTCTGAATTGATGAAAGATGAGGGATTTGAAGCAGGCTATGAATATGCTATGAGCAAAATCAGAGAATATCCTTCCGGTAACAGTCTTATTTTGAATATAGGTTTTACTTTGGAAGGCGGACTCGTTATGTTCAACACTTTGGATAAAAAAGATGAAGAGTTTTATAGATCGGAAGTCATAAAATTATATGAAAGAGTCTTAAACAGTAATGATGAAAAGACTAAAGTTCAAGTTTCTTATATTATGATACTTAGATATATTAATGAGAATGAGCTTGATAAAGCCGAAGAACTTATGAAAAATATCCCCGATTATAATTTTGATAAGGATATGTTAAAAGCAAACTT
The DNA window shown above is from Anaerofustis stercorihominis DSM 17244 and carries:
- a CDS encoding helix-turn-helix domain-containing protein, which codes for MNINEIIKNKRVEAGLTQENVANYLGVSTPAVNKWEKGVSYPDITLLPPIARLFNIDMNTLLSFNEDLSEKEIGSILNKVSELMKDEGFEAGYEYAMSKIREYPSGNSLILNIGFTLEGGLVMFNTLDKKDEEFYRSEVIKLYERVLNSNDEKTKVQVSYIMILRYINENELDKAEELMKNIPDYNFDKDMLKANLYIKKEEKEKAYEILERKIMSLANDIQTVLLHMIELSLGENKYDEAAYFSSVSYKTAELFDLWEYNKYASDFQICIIKKDIERTISLLENMLPAMLSRWDISSSPLYRHIERKANSPEFAITLLETFINEVKTDKELSYLNESKKFWDLIKKYYNK